From Daphnia pulicaria isolate SC F1-1A chromosome 4, SC_F0-13Bv2, whole genome shotgun sequence, one genomic window encodes:
- the LOC124337000 gene encoding zinc/cadmium resistance protein-like isoform X1: MIKCIYSFGLSIEPYPPTYMATLTRQKYVSEKMGRYSGKKCRLLSMIALTTSFFVIELVVGYVTNSMALVADSFHMLSDVVSIVIAFLSVKMSPKKWSKNTFGWARAEVLGALVNSVFLIALCFSILVESLKRFIEIEEIHDPQLILVVGCIGLFVNLIGLLLFHEHGHSHGGKSHGHSHGGGGSSHGHSHSDGHGHGHSHLQHGHSHLAQLADIDDNENDAVYELENSPHANSKTAKTKKSKPKNLNMHGVFLHVLADALGSVVVIVSALVIWLTEWEYKLYVDPALSVAMVCLIMWSTWPLLHESALILLQTVPTHIQLDDIQRKLLSQVEGVLAVHEFHVWQLAGDRIIASAHIRCRNLSDYMKIAERVKEFFHNEGIHSTTIQPEFTELPGDESASETESCALDCPAKETCEANTCCGPSKQVKGVGQQNPTLGDGIVVLEDGRETEQLLEITANDCRQRSTANGLANRIAAPNPLPRADESGADELMLANSCCAEQEAAHSRLLHDVNSIAIKA, translated from the exons atgataaaatgTATTTATTCTTTTGGTCTTAGCATTGAACCTTATCCGCCCACATACATGGCGACACTGACGCGACAAAAATACG tttcagAAAAAATGGGGCGATATTCCGGAAAGAAATGTCGCTTGCTTTCAATGATTGCCCTTACCACCAGTTTTTTTGTCATTGAGTTGGTTGTTGGATATGTCACAAATTCAATGGCCTTAGTAGCTGATAGTTTTCACATGCTCAGTGACGTAGTTTCAATAGTTATTGCCTTTCTTTCAGTCAAG ATGTCGCCAAAGAAGTGGTCAAAGAATACCTTTGGCTGGGCTCGAGCTGAAGTCCTCGGTGCCCTGGTTAACTCAGTGTTCCTTATTGCTTTGTGTTTCTCTATTCTAGTCGAGTCTCTGAAAAG attcattgaaattgaagaaattcaTGATCCTCagcttattcttgttgttggcTGTATTGGCCTCTTTGTGAATCTAATTGGCCTTTTGCTTTTCCACG agcacGGCCATAGTCACGGAGGCAAAAGTCACGGACACAGCCATGGAGGCGGTGGCAGCAGCCACGGGCACAGCCACAGTGATGGTCATGGTCATGGCCATTCACACCTTCAGCATGGACATTCTCATCTTGCCCAGTTAGCCGATATTGACGACAATGAAAACGACGCTGTTTACGAGCTTGAAAACTCGCCTCACGCCAATTCCAAAACTgccaaaaccaaaaagtccAAACCCAAAAACCTCAACATGCACGGAGTCTTCTTGCACGTCCTAGCCGATGCTCTCGGATCGGTTGTCGTCATTGTTTCTGCCCTCGTCATTTGGCTGACGGAATGGGAGTACAAACTGTACGTTGATCCCGCTCTCAGCGTGGCCATGGTCTGCCTGATTATGTGGTCCACTTGGCCATTGT TGCACGAGTCTGCCTTGATTCTACTGCAAACCGTCCCGACTCACATCCAATTGGACGACATTCAGCGCAAATTGCTTAGCCAAGTTGAAGGAGTTTTGGCAGTCCACGAATTTCACGTCTGGCAGCTGGCAGGAGATCGGATTATCGCTTCAGCTCACATTCG GTGCCGCAATCTGTCGGACTATATGAAAATCGCCGAGAGGGTGAAAGAATTTTTCCACAATGAAGGAATTCACTCGACTACGATCCAGCCAGAATTCACTgaa CTTCCGGGAGACGAAAGCGCCAGCGAGACAGAGAGTTGCGCATTGGATTGCCCAGCCAAAGAGACGTGCGAAGCCAACACTTGCTGCGGTCCATCCAAACAGGTAAAGGGCGTCGGCCAACAAAACCCGACCCTTGGTGACGGAATTGTAGTTCTCGAGGAT GGTCGAGAGACTGAACAGTTACTGGAAATCACTGCCAACGATTGCCGTCAGCGTTCGACAGCCAACGGACTGGCCAACCGGATCGCGGCGCCCAATCCATTGCCGAGAGCGGATGAAAGCGGAGCGGACGAGTTGATGCTGGCCAATTCGTGTTGCGCCGAGCAAGAAGCGGCTCATTCACGTTTGCTTCATGACGTCAATTCCATTGCAATCAAGGCCTGA
- the LOC124337000 gene encoding zinc transporter 1-like isoform X5, whose product MIKCIYSFGLSIEPYPPTYMATLTRQKYVSEKMGRYSGKKCRLLSMIALTTSFFVIELVVGYVTNSMALVADSFHMLSDVVSIVIAFLSVKMSPKKWSKNTFGWARAEVLGALVNSVFLIALCFSILVESLKRFIEIEEIHDPQLILVVGCIGLFVNLIGLLLFHEHGHSHGGKSHGHSHGGGGSSHGHSHSDGHGHGHSHLQHGHSHLAQLADIDDNENDAVYELENSPHANSKTAKTKKSKPKNLNMHGVFLHVLADALGSVVVIVSALVIWLTEWEYKLYVDPALSVAMVCLIMWSTWPLLHESALILLQTVPTHIQLDDIQRKLLSQVEGVLAVHEFHVWQLAGDRIIASAHIRCRNLSDYMKIAERVKEFFHNEGIHSTTIQPEFTELPGDESASETESCALDCPAKETCEANTCCGPSKQVKGVGQQNPTLGDGIVVLEDVGSRD is encoded by the exons atgataaaatgTATTTATTCTTTTGGTCTTAGCATTGAACCTTATCCGCCCACATACATGGCGACACTGACGCGACAAAAATACG tttcagAAAAAATGGGGCGATATTCCGGAAAGAAATGTCGCTTGCTTTCAATGATTGCCCTTACCACCAGTTTTTTTGTCATTGAGTTGGTTGTTGGATATGTCACAAATTCAATGGCCTTAGTAGCTGATAGTTTTCACATGCTCAGTGACGTAGTTTCAATAGTTATTGCCTTTCTTTCAGTCAAG ATGTCGCCAAAGAAGTGGTCAAAGAATACCTTTGGCTGGGCTCGAGCTGAAGTCCTCGGTGCCCTGGTTAACTCAGTGTTCCTTATTGCTTTGTGTTTCTCTATTCTAGTCGAGTCTCTGAAAAG attcattgaaattgaagaaattcaTGATCCTCagcttattcttgttgttggcTGTATTGGCCTCTTTGTGAATCTAATTGGCCTTTTGCTTTTCCACG agcacGGCCATAGTCACGGAGGCAAAAGTCACGGACACAGCCATGGAGGCGGTGGCAGCAGCCACGGGCACAGCCACAGTGATGGTCATGGTCATGGCCATTCACACCTTCAGCATGGACATTCTCATCTTGCCCAGTTAGCCGATATTGACGACAATGAAAACGACGCTGTTTACGAGCTTGAAAACTCGCCTCACGCCAATTCCAAAACTgccaaaaccaaaaagtccAAACCCAAAAACCTCAACATGCACGGAGTCTTCTTGCACGTCCTAGCCGATGCTCTCGGATCGGTTGTCGTCATTGTTTCTGCCCTCGTCATTTGGCTGACGGAATGGGAGTACAAACTGTACGTTGATCCCGCTCTCAGCGTGGCCATGGTCTGCCTGATTATGTGGTCCACTTGGCCATTGT TGCACGAGTCTGCCTTGATTCTACTGCAAACCGTCCCGACTCACATCCAATTGGACGACATTCAGCGCAAATTGCTTAGCCAAGTTGAAGGAGTTTTGGCAGTCCACGAATTTCACGTCTGGCAGCTGGCAGGAGATCGGATTATCGCTTCAGCTCACATTCG GTGCCGCAATCTGTCGGACTATATGAAAATCGCCGAGAGGGTGAAAGAATTTTTCCACAATGAAGGAATTCACTCGACTACGATCCAGCCAGAATTCACTgaa CTTCCGGGAGACGAAAGCGCCAGCGAGACAGAGAGTTGCGCATTGGATTGCCCAGCCAAAGAGACGTGCGAAGCCAACACTTGCTGCGGTCCATCCAAACAGGTAAAGGGCGTCGGCCAACAAAACCCGACCCTTGGTGACGGAATTGTAGTTCTCGAGGATGTAG GGTCGAGAGACTGA
- the LOC124337000 gene encoding zinc/cadmium resistance protein-like isoform X3 codes for MIKCIYSFGLSIEPYPPTYMATLTRQKYVSEKMGRYSGKKCRLLSMIALTTSFFVIELVVGYVTNSMALVADSFHMLSDVVSIVIAFLSVKMSPKKWSKNTFGWARAEVLGALVNSVFLIALCFSILVESLKRFIEIEEIHDPQLILVVGCIGLFVNLIGLLLFHEHGHSHGGKSHGHSHGGGGSSHGHSHSDGHGHGHSHLQHGHSHLAQLADIDDNENDAVYELENSPHANSKTAKTKKSKPKNLNMHGVFLHVLADALGSVVVIVSALVIWLTEWEYKLYVDPALSVAMVCLIMWSTWPLLHESALILLQTVPTHIQLDDIQRKLLSQVEGVLAVHEFHVWQLAGDRIIASAHIRCRNLSDYMKIAERVKEFFHNEGIHSTTIQPEFTELPGDESASETESCALDCPAKETCEANTCCGPSKQGRETEQLLEITANDCRQRSTANGLANRIAAPNPLPRADESGADELMLANSCCAEQEAAHSRLLHDVNSIAIKA; via the exons atgataaaatgTATTTATTCTTTTGGTCTTAGCATTGAACCTTATCCGCCCACATACATGGCGACACTGACGCGACAAAAATACG tttcagAAAAAATGGGGCGATATTCCGGAAAGAAATGTCGCTTGCTTTCAATGATTGCCCTTACCACCAGTTTTTTTGTCATTGAGTTGGTTGTTGGATATGTCACAAATTCAATGGCCTTAGTAGCTGATAGTTTTCACATGCTCAGTGACGTAGTTTCAATAGTTATTGCCTTTCTTTCAGTCAAG ATGTCGCCAAAGAAGTGGTCAAAGAATACCTTTGGCTGGGCTCGAGCTGAAGTCCTCGGTGCCCTGGTTAACTCAGTGTTCCTTATTGCTTTGTGTTTCTCTATTCTAGTCGAGTCTCTGAAAAG attcattgaaattgaagaaattcaTGATCCTCagcttattcttgttgttggcTGTATTGGCCTCTTTGTGAATCTAATTGGCCTTTTGCTTTTCCACG agcacGGCCATAGTCACGGAGGCAAAAGTCACGGACACAGCCATGGAGGCGGTGGCAGCAGCCACGGGCACAGCCACAGTGATGGTCATGGTCATGGCCATTCACACCTTCAGCATGGACATTCTCATCTTGCCCAGTTAGCCGATATTGACGACAATGAAAACGACGCTGTTTACGAGCTTGAAAACTCGCCTCACGCCAATTCCAAAACTgccaaaaccaaaaagtccAAACCCAAAAACCTCAACATGCACGGAGTCTTCTTGCACGTCCTAGCCGATGCTCTCGGATCGGTTGTCGTCATTGTTTCTGCCCTCGTCATTTGGCTGACGGAATGGGAGTACAAACTGTACGTTGATCCCGCTCTCAGCGTGGCCATGGTCTGCCTGATTATGTGGTCCACTTGGCCATTGT TGCACGAGTCTGCCTTGATTCTACTGCAAACCGTCCCGACTCACATCCAATTGGACGACATTCAGCGCAAATTGCTTAGCCAAGTTGAAGGAGTTTTGGCAGTCCACGAATTTCACGTCTGGCAGCTGGCAGGAGATCGGATTATCGCTTCAGCTCACATTCG GTGCCGCAATCTGTCGGACTATATGAAAATCGCCGAGAGGGTGAAAGAATTTTTCCACAATGAAGGAATTCACTCGACTACGATCCAGCCAGAATTCACTgaa CTTCCGGGAGACGAAAGCGCCAGCGAGACAGAGAGTTGCGCATTGGATTGCCCAGCCAAAGAGACGTGCGAAGCCAACACTTGCTGCGGTCCATCCAAACAG GGTCGAGAGACTGAACAGTTACTGGAAATCACTGCCAACGATTGCCGTCAGCGTTCGACAGCCAACGGACTGGCCAACCGGATCGCGGCGCCCAATCCATTGCCGAGAGCGGATGAAAGCGGAGCGGACGAGTTGATGCTGGCCAATTCGTGTTGCGCCGAGCAAGAAGCGGCTCATTCACGTTTGCTTCATGACGTCAATTCCATTGCAATCAAGGCCTGA
- the LOC124337000 gene encoding zinc/cadmium resistance protein-like isoform X2, which yields MATLTRQKYVSEKMGRYSGKKCRLLSMIALTTSFFVIELVVGYVTNSMALVADSFHMLSDVVSIVIAFLSVKMSPKKWSKNTFGWARAEVLGALVNSVFLIALCFSILVESLKRFIEIEEIHDPQLILVVGCIGLFVNLIGLLLFHEHGHSHGGKSHGHSHGGGGSSHGHSHSDGHGHGHSHLQHGHSHLAQLADIDDNENDAVYELENSPHANSKTAKTKKSKPKNLNMHGVFLHVLADALGSVVVIVSALVIWLTEWEYKLYVDPALSVAMVCLIMWSTWPLLHESALILLQTVPTHIQLDDIQRKLLSQVEGVLAVHEFHVWQLAGDRIIASAHIRCRNLSDYMKIAERVKEFFHNEGIHSTTIQPEFTELPGDESASETESCALDCPAKETCEANTCCGPSKQVKGVGQQNPTLGDGIVVLEDGRETEQLLEITANDCRQRSTANGLANRIAAPNPLPRADESGADELMLANSCCAEQEAAHSRLLHDVNSIAIKA from the exons ATGGCGACACTGACGCGACAAAAATACG tttcagAAAAAATGGGGCGATATTCCGGAAAGAAATGTCGCTTGCTTTCAATGATTGCCCTTACCACCAGTTTTTTTGTCATTGAGTTGGTTGTTGGATATGTCACAAATTCAATGGCCTTAGTAGCTGATAGTTTTCACATGCTCAGTGACGTAGTTTCAATAGTTATTGCCTTTCTTTCAGTCAAG ATGTCGCCAAAGAAGTGGTCAAAGAATACCTTTGGCTGGGCTCGAGCTGAAGTCCTCGGTGCCCTGGTTAACTCAGTGTTCCTTATTGCTTTGTGTTTCTCTATTCTAGTCGAGTCTCTGAAAAG attcattgaaattgaagaaattcaTGATCCTCagcttattcttgttgttggcTGTATTGGCCTCTTTGTGAATCTAATTGGCCTTTTGCTTTTCCACG agcacGGCCATAGTCACGGAGGCAAAAGTCACGGACACAGCCATGGAGGCGGTGGCAGCAGCCACGGGCACAGCCACAGTGATGGTCATGGTCATGGCCATTCACACCTTCAGCATGGACATTCTCATCTTGCCCAGTTAGCCGATATTGACGACAATGAAAACGACGCTGTTTACGAGCTTGAAAACTCGCCTCACGCCAATTCCAAAACTgccaaaaccaaaaagtccAAACCCAAAAACCTCAACATGCACGGAGTCTTCTTGCACGTCCTAGCCGATGCTCTCGGATCGGTTGTCGTCATTGTTTCTGCCCTCGTCATTTGGCTGACGGAATGGGAGTACAAACTGTACGTTGATCCCGCTCTCAGCGTGGCCATGGTCTGCCTGATTATGTGGTCCACTTGGCCATTGT TGCACGAGTCTGCCTTGATTCTACTGCAAACCGTCCCGACTCACATCCAATTGGACGACATTCAGCGCAAATTGCTTAGCCAAGTTGAAGGAGTTTTGGCAGTCCACGAATTTCACGTCTGGCAGCTGGCAGGAGATCGGATTATCGCTTCAGCTCACATTCG GTGCCGCAATCTGTCGGACTATATGAAAATCGCCGAGAGGGTGAAAGAATTTTTCCACAATGAAGGAATTCACTCGACTACGATCCAGCCAGAATTCACTgaa CTTCCGGGAGACGAAAGCGCCAGCGAGACAGAGAGTTGCGCATTGGATTGCCCAGCCAAAGAGACGTGCGAAGCCAACACTTGCTGCGGTCCATCCAAACAGGTAAAGGGCGTCGGCCAACAAAACCCGACCCTTGGTGACGGAATTGTAGTTCTCGAGGAT GGTCGAGAGACTGAACAGTTACTGGAAATCACTGCCAACGATTGCCGTCAGCGTTCGACAGCCAACGGACTGGCCAACCGGATCGCGGCGCCCAATCCATTGCCGAGAGCGGATGAAAGCGGAGCGGACGAGTTGATGCTGGCCAATTCGTGTTGCGCCGAGCAAGAAGCGGCTCATTCACGTTTGCTTCATGACGTCAATTCCATTGCAATCAAGGCCTGA
- the LOC124337000 gene encoding zinc/cadmium resistance protein-like isoform X4, translating into MGRYSGKKCRLLSMIALTTSFFVIELVVGYVTNSMALVADSFHMLSDVVSIVIAFLSVKMSPKKWSKNTFGWARAEVLGALVNSVFLIALCFSILVESLKRFIEIEEIHDPQLILVVGCIGLFVNLIGLLLFHEHGHSHGGKSHGHSHGGGGSSHGHSHSDGHGHGHSHLQHGHSHLAQLADIDDNENDAVYELENSPHANSKTAKTKKSKPKNLNMHGVFLHVLADALGSVVVIVSALVIWLTEWEYKLYVDPALSVAMVCLIMWSTWPLLHESALILLQTVPTHIQLDDIQRKLLSQVEGVLAVHEFHVWQLAGDRIIASAHIRCRNLSDYMKIAERVKEFFHNEGIHSTTIQPEFTELPGDESASETESCALDCPAKETCEANTCCGPSKQVKGVGQQNPTLGDGIVVLEDGRETEQLLEITANDCRQRSTANGLANRIAAPNPLPRADESGADELMLANSCCAEQEAAHSRLLHDVNSIAIKA; encoded by the exons ATGGGGCGATATTCCGGAAAGAAATGTCGCTTGCTTTCAATGATTGCCCTTACCACCAGTTTTTTTGTCATTGAGTTGGTTGTTGGATATGTCACAAATTCAATGGCCTTAGTAGCTGATAGTTTTCACATGCTCAGTGACGTAGTTTCAATAGTTATTGCCTTTCTTTCAGTCAAG ATGTCGCCAAAGAAGTGGTCAAAGAATACCTTTGGCTGGGCTCGAGCTGAAGTCCTCGGTGCCCTGGTTAACTCAGTGTTCCTTATTGCTTTGTGTTTCTCTATTCTAGTCGAGTCTCTGAAAAG attcattgaaattgaagaaattcaTGATCCTCagcttattcttgttgttggcTGTATTGGCCTCTTTGTGAATCTAATTGGCCTTTTGCTTTTCCACG agcacGGCCATAGTCACGGAGGCAAAAGTCACGGACACAGCCATGGAGGCGGTGGCAGCAGCCACGGGCACAGCCACAGTGATGGTCATGGTCATGGCCATTCACACCTTCAGCATGGACATTCTCATCTTGCCCAGTTAGCCGATATTGACGACAATGAAAACGACGCTGTTTACGAGCTTGAAAACTCGCCTCACGCCAATTCCAAAACTgccaaaaccaaaaagtccAAACCCAAAAACCTCAACATGCACGGAGTCTTCTTGCACGTCCTAGCCGATGCTCTCGGATCGGTTGTCGTCATTGTTTCTGCCCTCGTCATTTGGCTGACGGAATGGGAGTACAAACTGTACGTTGATCCCGCTCTCAGCGTGGCCATGGTCTGCCTGATTATGTGGTCCACTTGGCCATTGT TGCACGAGTCTGCCTTGATTCTACTGCAAACCGTCCCGACTCACATCCAATTGGACGACATTCAGCGCAAATTGCTTAGCCAAGTTGAAGGAGTTTTGGCAGTCCACGAATTTCACGTCTGGCAGCTGGCAGGAGATCGGATTATCGCTTCAGCTCACATTCG GTGCCGCAATCTGTCGGACTATATGAAAATCGCCGAGAGGGTGAAAGAATTTTTCCACAATGAAGGAATTCACTCGACTACGATCCAGCCAGAATTCACTgaa CTTCCGGGAGACGAAAGCGCCAGCGAGACAGAGAGTTGCGCATTGGATTGCCCAGCCAAAGAGACGTGCGAAGCCAACACTTGCTGCGGTCCATCCAAACAGGTAAAGGGCGTCGGCCAACAAAACCCGACCCTTGGTGACGGAATTGTAGTTCTCGAGGAT GGTCGAGAGACTGAACAGTTACTGGAAATCACTGCCAACGATTGCCGTCAGCGTTCGACAGCCAACGGACTGGCCAACCGGATCGCGGCGCCCAATCCATTGCCGAGAGCGGATGAAAGCGGAGCGGACGAGTTGATGCTGGCCAATTCGTGTTGCGCCGAGCAAGAAGCGGCTCATTCACGTTTGCTTCATGACGTCAATTCCATTGCAATCAAGGCCTGA
- the LOC124336997 gene encoding uncharacterized protein LOC124336997 isoform X1, with the protein MARQLIIGLLLFCVIVHAAQSQELKNGTACKEEILQLVCESETEVLVIHRAVFDGQDSDGCGFLMPINISSLLPPVSSAIQQQPKNITDQEELQEMIELDSRRRLFSVQSTVNRRCSGLNNCTVQLENDEPQAKQWGDGKLQVLYNCIPAKSARYSCDAIIEIVTPLSRFEIVTPEMQQQQQQSAPGQILVSEEDSRVAPTTMETAGEVLLSTPVSIKPKWYPGPEQVVGWGYLHNMGYPSYYRGSNKGASTGASSGAEETVDCRWTVRATHGRRVRLTLLDLSIRSVLHGEHECKDVLTVTEHSRLLLNKCGQVEEPLVIESSSDEINITLSVKSHFIPKRGLMAYFTAMGCPTPRVPKQGYLVTGSNSSRAEFICSVDHVFPDTGLRFRNLTCLDQEGHRWNEDLPDCIDIKHYNNKSSPSSNHTPKNHKAVNRTATEPEAGELTYSLTYDLIVPTSIIAGLILGNLIVLAGVIHCRRRNSRKLGGQKVESGKGGADDGEECVPLQETPGPSDVPQNRVGTPV; encoded by the exons ATGGCACGTCAACTCATCATTGGATTACTACTCTTTTGTGTCATCGTTCACGCGGCGCAATCTCAAG aattgaaaaatggaacGGCCTGCAAGGAGGAGATACTGCAACTTGTTTGCGAGTCCGAGACGGAAGTTTTGGTTATCCATCGggcggttttcgacggtcaagATTCGGATGGATGCGGATTCCTGATGCCGATCAACATTTCGTCCCTACTGCCACCGGTGTCATCGGCcattcaacaacaaccaaagaaTATAACCGATCAGGAAGAACTGCAGGAAATGATCGAACTGGATAGTCGCCGGCGATTATTCTCCGTCCAATCGACTGTCAACCGCCG ATGTAGCGGCTTGAACAACTGCACCGTCCAATTGGAAAACGATGAACCGCAAGCCAAGCAATGGGGAGATGGCAAACTCCAAGTTCTCTACAACTGCATCCCAG CCAAGTCGGCTAGGTACAGTTGTGACGCCATTATCGAGATTGTGACGCCATTATCGAGATTCGAGATTGTTACTCCCgaaatgcagcagcagcagcagcaaagtgCTCCTGGGCAAATCCTAGTCTCTGAAGAGGATTCCCGAGTCGCGCCTACAACGATGGAAACGGCGGGAGAAGTGCTTTTGTCGACTCCGGTTTCAATCAAACCCAAATGGTATCCAGGGCCGGAGCAGGTCGTTGGCTGGGGTTACCTACACAATATGGGATACCCTTCGTACTACCGTGGAAGCAATAAAGGAGCCTCGACAGGAGCCTCGTCAGGAGCCGAGGAAACGGTCGATTGCCGGTGGACCGTTCGAGCCACTCACGGACGTCGAGTTCGACTCACTTTACTCGATTTGTCCATCagaa GTGTGCTGCACGGAGAGCACGAGTGCAAAGATGTTTTGACCGTGACGGAACATTCACGCTTGTTACTCAACAAATGCGGGCAAGTGGAAGAGCCGCTGGTGATTGAATCATCTTCCGATGAGATTAACATCACCCTGTCGGTCAAATCGCATTTCATTCCAAAGAGGGGACTCATGGCCTATTTCACTg CGATGGGGTGTCCGACGCCGCGAGTTCCTAAACAGGGTTACCTAGTCACCGGAAGTAATTCGTCTAGGGCGGAATTCATTTGTTCTGTCGATCAC GTGTTTCCCGACACGGGCCTACGCTTCCGCAATCTCACCTGCCTGGACCAAGAAGGGCACAGGTGGAACGAAGACCTGCCAGACTGCATTG ATATTAAACATTACAATAATAAATCTTCGCCATCATCCAATCACACTCCGAAGAATCATAAAGCAGTTAACCGAACTGCTACCGAACCGGAAGCTGGCGAATTAACCTACAGCCTCACATacg atttgaTCGTTCCTACTTCCATCATTGCTGGACTGATCCTGGGCAATCTAATCGTCTTGGCGGGAGTGATCCATTGTCGACGACGCAACAG CAGGAAATTGGGCGGTCAAAAGGTCGAAAGTGGTAAAGGCGGTGCTGACGACGGCGAGGAATGCGTTCCGCTTCAAGAGACTCCCGGACCGAGCGACGTTCCACAGAATCGAGTCGGAACGCCAGTTTAA
- the LOC124336997 gene encoding uncharacterized protein LOC124336997 isoform X2: MARQLIIGLLLFCVIVHAAQSQELKNGTACKEEILQLVCESETEVLVIHRAVFDGQDSDGCGFLMPINISSLLPPVSSAIQQQPKNITDQEELQEMIELDSRRRLFSVQSTVNRRCSGLNNCTVQLENDEPQAKQWGDGKLQVLYNCIPAKSARYSCDAIIEIVTPLSRFEIVTPEMQQQQQQSAPGQILVSEEDSRVAPTTMETAGEVLLSTPVSIKPKWYPGPEQVVGWGYLHNMGYPSYYRGSNKGASTGASSGAEETVDCRWTVRATHGRRVRLTLLDLSIRSVLHGEHECKDVLTVTEHSRLLLNKCGQVEEPLVIESSSDEINITLSVKSHFIPKRGLMAYFTAMGCPTPRVPKQGYLVTGSNSSRAEFICSVDHVFPDTGLRFRNLTCLDQEGHRWNEDLPDCIDIKHYNNKSSPSSNHTPKNHKAVNRTATEPEAGELTYSLTYDLIVPTSIIAGLILGNLIVLAGVIHCRRRNRKLGGQKVESGKGGADDGEECVPLQETPGPSDVPQNRVGTPV; the protein is encoded by the exons ATGGCACGTCAACTCATCATTGGATTACTACTCTTTTGTGTCATCGTTCACGCGGCGCAATCTCAAG aattgaaaaatggaacGGCCTGCAAGGAGGAGATACTGCAACTTGTTTGCGAGTCCGAGACGGAAGTTTTGGTTATCCATCGggcggttttcgacggtcaagATTCGGATGGATGCGGATTCCTGATGCCGATCAACATTTCGTCCCTACTGCCACCGGTGTCATCGGCcattcaacaacaaccaaagaaTATAACCGATCAGGAAGAACTGCAGGAAATGATCGAACTGGATAGTCGCCGGCGATTATTCTCCGTCCAATCGACTGTCAACCGCCG ATGTAGCGGCTTGAACAACTGCACCGTCCAATTGGAAAACGATGAACCGCAAGCCAAGCAATGGGGAGATGGCAAACTCCAAGTTCTCTACAACTGCATCCCAG CCAAGTCGGCTAGGTACAGTTGTGACGCCATTATCGAGATTGTGACGCCATTATCGAGATTCGAGATTGTTACTCCCgaaatgcagcagcagcagcagcaaagtgCTCCTGGGCAAATCCTAGTCTCTGAAGAGGATTCCCGAGTCGCGCCTACAACGATGGAAACGGCGGGAGAAGTGCTTTTGTCGACTCCGGTTTCAATCAAACCCAAATGGTATCCAGGGCCGGAGCAGGTCGTTGGCTGGGGTTACCTACACAATATGGGATACCCTTCGTACTACCGTGGAAGCAATAAAGGAGCCTCGACAGGAGCCTCGTCAGGAGCCGAGGAAACGGTCGATTGCCGGTGGACCGTTCGAGCCACTCACGGACGTCGAGTTCGACTCACTTTACTCGATTTGTCCATCagaa GTGTGCTGCACGGAGAGCACGAGTGCAAAGATGTTTTGACCGTGACGGAACATTCACGCTTGTTACTCAACAAATGCGGGCAAGTGGAAGAGCCGCTGGTGATTGAATCATCTTCCGATGAGATTAACATCACCCTGTCGGTCAAATCGCATTTCATTCCAAAGAGGGGACTCATGGCCTATTTCACTg CGATGGGGTGTCCGACGCCGCGAGTTCCTAAACAGGGTTACCTAGTCACCGGAAGTAATTCGTCTAGGGCGGAATTCATTTGTTCTGTCGATCAC GTGTTTCCCGACACGGGCCTACGCTTCCGCAATCTCACCTGCCTGGACCAAGAAGGGCACAGGTGGAACGAAGACCTGCCAGACTGCATTG ATATTAAACATTACAATAATAAATCTTCGCCATCATCCAATCACACTCCGAAGAATCATAAAGCAGTTAACCGAACTGCTACCGAACCGGAAGCTGGCGAATTAACCTACAGCCTCACATacg atttgaTCGTTCCTACTTCCATCATTGCTGGACTGATCCTGGGCAATCTAATCGTCTTGGCGGGAGTGATCCATTGTCGACGACGCAACAG GAAATTGGGCGGTCAAAAGGTCGAAAGTGGTAAAGGCGGTGCTGACGACGGCGAGGAATGCGTTCCGCTTCAAGAGACTCCCGGACCGAGCGACGTTCCACAGAATCGAGTCGGAACGCCAGTTTAA